One Takifugu rubripes chromosome 2, fTakRub1.2, whole genome shotgun sequence genomic region harbors:
- the stx11a gene encoding syntaxin-11a, with protein sequence MRDRLLELLTSDLPAHEFTVEENQSGEDVEEQVEQLIVFDDQETMNGLHREVQALRKEMQLLRMDVRRLGKQNTRFLTSVRRISSIKRDSNALRRDIKDRINGLYACMEKLRQQGKEPENSPAVARMVQLQCESLTATFYEIIYEYNEAEMAQRENCMTRIQRQANIMGKELSKEQIEEMIETGKVNMFSDNVLLEGRSAKSALSEIESRHKELLELESRIREIQELFFQMAHLVEEQGYKLDNIEANMLLTKDYVAKAQVHVRKAVRYKRSHPCKKLFCCCFPCCA encoded by the coding sequence ATGAGGGACCGACTGCTTgagctgctgacctctgacctcccagcCCATGAGTTTACGGTTGAGGAGAACCAAAGCGGCGAAGATGTGGAGGAGCAAGTGGAGCAGTTAATCGTCTTTGATGACCAGGAGACGATGAACGGGCTTCACAGAGAGGTGCAGGCATTGAGGAAGGAGATGCAGCTGCTCCGAATGGACGTGAGGCGTCTGGGGAAACAGAACACCAGGTTCCTCACATCAGTCAGGAGGATCAGCAGCATCAAACGGGACTCGAATGCGCTCCGTCGGGACATCAAGGACAGGATCAACGGCCTGTACGCTTGTATGGAGAAACTGAGGCAGCAAGGCAAGGAGCCAGAGAATTCTCCTGCTGTGGCTCGCATGGTGCAGTTGCAGTGCGAGTCGTTGACCGCCACTTTCTACGAGATCATATATGAGTACAACGAGGCTGAGATGGCCCAGAGGGAGAACTGTATGACCCGCATCCAGAGGCAAGCCAACATCATGGGAAAGGAGCTGAGCAAGGAGCAGATCGAAGAGATGATCGAGACGGGCAAAGTCAACATGTTCTCTGACAACGTCCTGCTGGAGGGGAGGAGCGCCAAGTCAGCGCTCAGCGAGATAGAGAGCCGGCataaggagctgctggagctggagagccGAATCAGGGAAATCCAAGAGCTTTTCTTCCAGATGGCTcacctggtggaggagcagggCTACAAACTGGACAACATCGAAGCGAACATGCTGCTGACTAAGGATTATGTGGCCAAGGCCCAAGTTCATGTGAGGAAGGCTGTGAGATACAAGAGAAGCCATCCGTGCAAGAAGCTCTTTTGCTGTTGCTTCCCTTGCTGCGCATAA
- the LOC101074772 gene encoding syntaxin-11-like: protein MRDRLTHLHQVQSSSDGFSTVELENFGECEEAGASNPDQHMDSVLQEAQQVRLEIQAIQNDISELRDVNYQILNKTSFPTVTKRDSNQIGMDVKRRGEAVLHRLQMMNGLREELEAERGSADPTARIARTQYQWLSSALQQVMFSYNDAEMSHREACKQQIHRQLEVVGKEVTKEELEEMLENGELNVFCPQVEGKTARSALLQIENRHRELLELERRIQGIQELFLDVAVLVEQQGAVVDNIQNSVQASESIVQDGVAQLAKARESDKNNPFKRMFCGCFPCYY, encoded by the coding sequence aTGAGAGACAGACTGACGCACCTCCATCAGGTGCAGAGCAGCTCTGATGGGTTCAGCACAGTGGAGCTGGAAAACTTTGGAGAATGTGAGGAAGCGGGAGCATCTAACCCTGACCAGCACATGGACAGCGTCCTTCAGGAGGCCCAGCAGGTACGTCTGGAGATCCAGGCGATCCAGAATGACATCAGCGAGCTCAGAGATGTCAACTACCAGATCTTGAACAAGACCTCGTTCCCCACCGTCACGAAACGGGACTCCAACCAAATTGGGATGGATGTGAAGCGTAGGGGCGAAGCTGTGCTGCACCGCCTGCAGATGATGAATGGCCTCAGGGAGGAACTTGAGGCTGAGCGCGGCAGCGCTGACCCCACAGCGCGCATTGCTCGAACCCAGTACCAGTGGCTCAGCAGTGCTCTCCAGCAAGTGATGTTCAGCTACAATGATGCAGAGATGAGCCACAGGGAGGCCTGCAAACAGCAGATCCACagacagttggaggtggtgggcaAGGAGGTCaccaaagaggagctggaggagatgctggagaatGGGGAGTTGAACGTATTCTGCCCCCAGGTGGAGGGCAAAACCGCCCGCTCGGCTCTCCTGCAGATTGAGAACCGacacagagagctgctggagctggagcggagGATCCAGGGCATCCAGGAGCTCTTCCTGGATGTGGCTGTTCTCGTAGAGCAGCAGGGAGCTGTTGTGGACAACATCCAGAACAGTGTCCAGGCCTCTGAATCGATCGTCCAGGATGGCGTGGCTCAGCTGGCCAAAGCCAGAGAGTCTGATAAGAACAACCCTTTCAAGAGAATGTTTTGTGGCTGTTTTCCATGTTATTACTAA